In Triticum urartu cultivar G1812 chromosome 6, Tu2.1, whole genome shotgun sequence, the following proteins share a genomic window:
- the LOC125515409 gene encoding 60S ribosomal protein L37-2, protein MTKGTGSFGKRRNKTHTLCIRCGRRSFHLQKSTCSSCGYPAARIRKYNWSVKAIRRKTTGTGRMRYMRHVPRRFKSNFREGTEAAPRSKGASSSGN, encoded by the exons ATG ACGAAGGGAACGGGCAGCTTCGGCAAGCGCCGGAACAAGACCCACACGCTGTGCATCCGCTGCGGCCGCCGCAGCTTCCACCTGCAGAAGAGCACCTGCTCCTCGTGCGGCTACCCCGCCGCCCGCATCCGCAAGT ACAACTGGAGTGTGAAGGCCATCAGGAGGAAGACCACCGGCACCGGGAGGATGAGGTACATGCGCCATGTGCCCAGGAGGTTCAAGAGCAACTTCAGAGAGG GAACTGAGGCCGCACCAAGGAGCAAGGGAGCCTCTTCCAGCGGCAACTAG
- the LOC125515406 gene encoding glutathionyl-hydroquinone reductase PcpF-like, whose amino-acid sequence MSPIAAHRASPAMWSPQPPPPRLQLRRPAGTPLHSSRRLSRIAASQEDPLTALTRVLWGRALPPSQLVLAVRHGWTSAWRLLMRQLAPSDPATGAFTRTPSRFPAVAQPAPGPGARLHLYVGLPCPWAHRALLVRALLGLGPRLPVSVAVPGDDGAWSFTPESPDALYGSHRLRDVYAARRGGFEGRASVPMLWDADRREVVCNESIEIAKFLCTLVDDGAGGLDLWPPEHREEIDRWYGVIYPSVNNGVYRCGFAQSQAAYDAAAGELFDALDMLEDHLSGSRYLCAGAGVTLADVCLFTTLIRFDLVYNPLFRCSRRKLVEYPSLHAYMREIYQLPGAAETCDMAAIADGYFGTLFPLNPGGILPVVPASCSREALMKPHGREAMPSVAAAAADGRQLGAAASVVG is encoded by the coding sequence ATGTCGCCTATCGCGGCGCACCGAGCCTCTCCGGCCATGTGGTCCCCGcagcctccgccgccccgcctccaGCTCCGGCGACCGGCGGGGACGCCCCTTCACTCCTCGCGCCGCCTCAGCCGCATCGCCGCATCGCAGGAGGACCCGCTGACCGCGCTGACCCGCGTGCTGTGGGGCCGCGCGCTGCCGCCGTCGCAGCTCGTGCTCGCCGTGCGCCACGGCTGGACCTCGGCGTGGCGGCTCCTCATGCGCCAGCTCGCGCCCTCCGACCCGGCCACGGGCGCCTTCACCCGCACCCCGTCCCGCTTCCCGGCCGTCGCGCAGCCCGCGCCCGGCCCCGGCGCGCGCCTCCACCTCTACGTCGGCCTTCCCTGCCCCTGGGCCCACCGCGCGCTCCTCGTCCGGGCCCTCCTCGGCCTGGGGCCCCGCCTCCCCGTCTCCGTGGCCGTCCCGGGCGACGACGGCGCGTGGTCCTTCACGCCGGAGAGCCCCGACGCGCTCTACGGCTCCCACAGGCTCCGGGACGTGTACGCCGCCCGGCGCGGCGGGTTCGAGGGCCGGGCGTCCGTGCCCATGCTCTGGGACGCCGACCGCCGCGAGGTGGTCTGCAACGAGAGCATCGAGATCGCCAAGTTCCTCTGCACGCTCGTGGACGACGGCGCCGGAGGCCTCGACCTCTGGCCGCCGGAGCACCGCGAGGAGATCGACCGCTGGTACGGCGTCATCTACCCGAGCGTCAACAACGGCGTGTACCGGTGCGGGTTCGCGCAGAGCCAGGCGGCCTACGACGCGGCGGCGGGCGAGCTGTTCGACGCGCTGGACATGCTCGAGGACCACCTCTCCGGGTCCCGGTACCTGTGCGCCGGCGCCGGCGTGACGCTGGCCGACGTGTGCCTCTTCACCACGCTCATAAGGTTCGACCTGGTGTACAACCCACTGTTCCGGTGCAGCCGGAGGAAGCTGGTTGAGTACCCCAGCCTCCACGCCTACATGCGGGAGATCTACCAGTTGCCCGGCGCCGCCGAGACCTGCGACATGGCCGCCATCGCCGACGGGTACTTTGGGACGCTCTTCCCGCTCAACCCCGGCGGGATCCTGCCCGTCGTGCCGGCGAGCTGCAGCCGGGAGGCCCTCATGAAGCCTCATGGCAGAGAGGCAATGCCttctgttgctgctgctgctgctgatggTAGGCAGCTAGGAGCGGCTGCTAGTGTTGTTGGCTAG
- the LOC125515408 gene encoding nicotinamide/nicotinic acid mononucleotide adenylyltransferase-like — protein sequence MEEAEAPLPFPTEKLSMDPNRDGGSRGGVVLVATGSFNPPTYMHLRMFELAKDELQQRGYCVLGGYMSPVNDAYKKKDLLPAAHRVRLCELACGSSSFVMVDPWETMQKGYQRTLTVLSRVANSLCKDSLADQGDVRVMLLCGSDLLESFSTPGVWIPDQVRAICKDFGVVCIRREGKDVQKLISSSETLQECRDNIISVDEIVPNQISSSRVRECIRKHLSIKYLTCDEVIEYIREHKLYMETEEGDTKS from the exons ATGGAGGAGGCGGAAGCTCCTCTCCCCTTCCCCACGGAGAAGCTCTCCATGGATCCAAATCG GGATGGGGGAAGCCGAGGCGGCGTTGtgctggtggccaccggcagcttcAATCCCCCCACCTACATGCACCTGCGCATGTTCG AGTTGGCGAAGGATGAGTTGCAGCAGCGAGGGTACTGTGTTTTGGGTGGGTACATGTCCCCGGTGAACGATGCATATAAGAAGAAG GACCTCTTGCCCGCTGCTCACCGGGTTCGCCTCTGCGAATTGGCGTGTGGAAGCTCATCTTTTGTGATGGTTGATCCGTGGGAG ACAATGCAGAAAGGTTATCAGCGCACCTTGACCGTTCTCTCGAGGGTTGCGAACTCTCTGTGCAAGGACAGCTTAGCTGATCAAG GTGATGTCAGGGTAATGCTGTTATGTGGTTCTGACCTTCTGGAGTCATTCAGCACGCCAGGGGTTTGGATTCCAGATCAG GTCAGGGCCATATGTAAAGACTTTGGTGTTGTTTGTATACGTAGGGAAGGAAAAGATGTTCAAAAGCTAATATCCAGCAGCGAGACACTGCAAGAATGCAGG GATAACATCATTTCGGTTGATGAGATTGTGCCAAATCAGATCAGTTCATCTAGAGTAAG AGAATGTATAAGAAAACATCTCTCAATAAAGTATCTTACTTGCGATGAAGTAATCGAGTACATTAGAGAGCACAAACTTTACATGGAAACAGAAGAGGGTGATACCAAATCATGA